In Chlamydiota bacterium, one genomic interval encodes:
- a CDS encoding sigma-70 family RNA polymerase sigma factor, with amino-acid sequence MDRTDEGLLADTAAGNVGALRELYDRYRTRLMTYALYAVGDRALAEDVLQEAFIRIHRHAGDFDPGKRFSAWAYAITANLCRDEIRKAGRRRRLGFRAEGVFGAAEPVARTASPRADAAGREFRDRLVAEVAALPHEQREVVALRFLESMPYAEIAGVLGIPMGTVQSRLHAGVRALRDRLAEFH; translated from the coding sequence ATGGACAGAACTGACGAGGGACTGCTCGCGGACACGGCGGCGGGAAACGTCGGCGCCCTGCGGGAGCTGTACGACCGGTACCGGACTCGCCTGATGACCTACGCGCTGTACGCCGTGGGGGACCGCGCCCTGGCGGAAGACGTGCTCCAGGAGGCGTTCATCAGGATACACCGGCACGCGGGCGACTTCGACCCGGGGAAACGTTTCTCGGCCTGGGCCTACGCGATCACGGCGAACCTCTGCCGCGACGAGATCAGGAAAGCGGGGCGGCGGAGACGGCTCGGTTTCCGGGCGGAGGGCGTCTTCGGGGCGGCGGAGCCGGTTGCCCGCACGGCCTCTCCGCGGGCGGATGCCGCGGGCCGCGAGTTCCGCGACCGGCTCGTCGCGGAGGTTGCCGCGCTCCCCCACGAGCAGCGGGAGGTCGTCGCGCTCCGTTTCCTCGAGTCGATGCCGTACGCGGAGATCGCGGGGGTGCTCGGCATCCCCATGGGCACCGTGCAGTCCCGCCTCCACGCCGGCGTGCGGGCGCTGCGCGACAGACTCGCCGAGTTCCACTGA
- a CDS encoding tetratricopeptide repeat protein, with translation MKRLVASVPVALLFAAVAALGCFRLIDTDLWLYLRVGERICRLFELPRFDSFSYSAAGRPWVDVHWLAQAALWIAWRAGGAAGLCLLRLALVTSIFAGLYRACRRDAPPPLVCGVLALALLVAQDGFLMKPQLFALLLAAVFVASLDRHGTTPWILVPLQALWVNMHPSFPLGPLLVLLYWADGRLAPRGERRRHAALFAACLLACFATPYGPAVLVQPWRQVGTPLFGETVIPWTPPSAAFPSPSSFFFFKIAAAATAAAFLLNAFRIRPAHLAIAVLFAALSLKSRRHLPLFAVLVAPGLAYNLGCLWTRLRRRAPRLSFLLAGVWTAALAAALVALSRDAVTGGLYFRQRSLKRFGLGKSEIAYPDEALAFLDAAGAGGNLFCNYEIGSYVASVQHPRRAIFIDGRNLVYGESLLRRYLDAMGDLRSLDALADEYGVEALLFTHTSRDVKALLPALWRSPRWRPVYADDRSVVFLPHGALPRFPRIDPSSCPLPGIPSRGPFPLAELRLGEFLFRVGERDRARGLFRDALARRPRLPEAHTFLGVMAAQDGDLAAAEGEFRVAAAMSRTYAEPRINLSEIFRLRGDFAGAVREARVALRIAPLNACAREALGLALLSSGDAAAARRELEEAARIDPRSADYQSNLGVLCEREGDEAGAAAAYGQARLLSPDSFAARFNLALLRERGGDVDGAILLLEEALLIDPSHGSARRKLAALEARRAGRGEQIPASHVPSNGQN, from the coding sequence ATGAAGCGGCTCGTCGCCTCCGTTCCCGTCGCCCTCCTCTTCGCCGCCGTCGCCGCCCTCGGCTGCTTTCGGCTCATCGACACCGATCTGTGGCTCTACCTGCGCGTCGGGGAGCGGATCTGCCGCCTCTTCGAACTCCCGCGTTTCGACAGCTTCTCCTACAGCGCCGCGGGACGCCCGTGGGTGGACGTGCACTGGCTCGCGCAGGCCGCCCTCTGGATCGCCTGGCGGGCGGGCGGCGCGGCGGGCCTCTGCCTCCTCCGCCTCGCGCTCGTCACGAGCATCTTCGCCGGCCTCTACCGCGCCTGCCGCCGCGACGCCCCTCCCCCGCTCGTGTGCGGGGTGCTCGCCCTCGCCCTCCTCGTCGCCCAGGACGGCTTCCTAATGAAGCCGCAGCTGTTCGCCCTCCTCCTCGCGGCGGTCTTCGTCGCCTCCCTCGACCGGCATGGCACAACGCCGTGGATCCTCGTCCCCCTCCAGGCGCTCTGGGTCAACATGCACCCCTCCTTCCCCCTCGGCCCCCTGCTCGTCCTCCTCTACTGGGCCGACGGGCGGCTCGCCCCCCGCGGGGAACGGCGGCGGCACGCCGCGCTGTTCGCGGCATGCCTCCTCGCCTGTTTCGCGACTCCGTACGGCCCCGCGGTCCTCGTCCAGCCGTGGCGCCAGGTCGGCACGCCGCTCTTCGGCGAAACCGTCATCCCATGGACGCCGCCGTCGGCGGCGTTCCCCTCCCCCTCCTCGTTTTTCTTCTTCAAGATCGCCGCCGCCGCCACGGCGGCCGCCTTCCTCCTCAACGCGTTCCGGATCCGTCCGGCGCACCTCGCGATCGCGGTCCTCTTCGCGGCGCTCTCCCTGAAATCGAGGCGCCACCTCCCCCTCTTCGCCGTCCTCGTCGCCCCCGGGCTCGCCTACAACCTCGGCTGCCTGTGGACCCGACTCCGGCGACGCGCCCCCCGCCTCTCGTTTCTCCTCGCCGGCGTGTGGACCGCGGCCCTCGCGGCGGCGCTCGTCGCCCTCTCCCGCGACGCGGTGACCGGGGGCCTCTACTTCCGCCAGCGCAGCCTGAAGCGGTTCGGCCTCGGGAAATCCGAGATCGCCTACCCTGACGAGGCGCTGGCGTTCCTCGACGCCGCCGGGGCGGGCGGCAACCTCTTCTGCAACTACGAGATCGGGAGCTACGTCGCGAGCGTCCAACATCCGCGGCGCGCCATCTTCATCGACGGCCGGAACCTCGTCTACGGGGAGTCGCTCCTCAGGCGCTACCTCGACGCGATGGGCGATCTTCGCTCCCTCGACGCGCTCGCGGACGAGTACGGCGTCGAGGCGCTCCTCTTCACGCACACCTCCCGCGACGTCAAGGCGCTCCTCCCCGCGCTCTGGCGCAGTCCGCGCTGGCGGCCGGTCTACGCGGACGACCGCAGCGTCGTCTTCCTGCCGCACGGCGCGCTGCCGCGTTTCCCGCGCATCGATCCCTCCTCCTGCCCGCTCCCGGGAATCCCGTCCCGCGGCCCGTTCCCCCTCGCCGAGCTCCGCCTCGGCGAGTTCCTCTTCAGGGTCGGGGAGAGGGATCGCGCGCGCGGCCTCTTCCGCGACGCCCTCGCCCGACGCCCGCGCCTCCCCGAGGCGCATACCTTCCTCGGGGTGATGGCGGCGCAGGACGGCGACCTCGCCGCGGCGGAGGGGGAGTTCCGCGTGGCGGCCGCGATGAGCCGCACCTACGCCGAGCCCCGCATCAACCTCTCGGAGATCTTCCGCCTCCGCGGCGATTTCGCCGGGGCGGTCCGGGAGGCCCGTGTGGCGCTCCGGATCGCCCCCCTAAACGCCTGCGCCCGCGAGGCGCTCGGTCTCGCCCTCCTCTCGTCGGGGGACGCCGCAGCCGCCCGGCGCGAGCTGGAGGAGGCGGCGAGGATCGATCCACGCTCCGCCGACTACCAGTCCAACCTCGGCGTGCTGTGCGAGCGGGAGGGGGACGAAGCGGGGGCGGCCGCCGCGTACGGGCAGGCGCGCCTCCTCTCCCCGGATTCGTTCGCCGCCCGCTTCAACCTCGCCCTGCTCCGCGAGCGGGGCGGCGACGTCGACGGGGCGATCCTGCTCCTGGAGGAGGCGCTCCTGATCGACCCCTCCCACGGAAGCGCGCGGAGGAAACTCGCCGCGCTCGAGGCCCGCCGGGCGGGCCGCGGCGAACAAATCCCGGCCTCACACGTACCATCCAATGGACAGAACTGA
- a CDS encoding matrixin family metalloprotease — translation MGWKATGRGGIVAAWAAAAVCAAAPSPGYEFRRAPDGTPLRWERSPDPIPYAIVCPGGNEIPDEGAVGAIQDAFAAWEGVGTADVRFRFAGIAPDADAAAAGMVIWLRDDWPYDRLTIAKTRLHYRREDGAIVKAEILLNARDYRWSADGTPGTLDIRNAATHEIGHFLGLDDVSTPGRTMYEYIGLDERDKTFLSDDELEGLRAAYPRILPQAALSIQTFSLDLRGGALRPLGGSPPLRAGEIFAAPCPFPGALPGVVFAAGGVFALRLPAADGTGAREIPIHAGGLNPGRVRAVSALPPARPGEGPRLAAIVSTEQGAALALGAIPPESGDADGITMRLFPLDGADEVVAFAPLGPAGEGFDDAFAVFEKQRTGDQLISVAHLLPARRPGGGFVLSFLRSWTAPDCARVEGFAVLEGLGGRREIAALARGARGRLEMLFYAAPFSFLPADGSPVEPAFRADASALDDAGDALGIAALPPDGSGRRRLAALIAR, via the coding sequence ATGGGCTGGAAGGCGACAGGGCGGGGCGGCATCGTTGCCGCATGGGCGGCGGCGGCCGTGTGCGCCGCCGCGCCGTCGCCCGGCTACGAGTTCCGCCGGGCGCCCGACGGAACCCCGCTGCGCTGGGAGCGTTCGCCTGATCCGATCCCCTACGCCATCGTGTGCCCCGGCGGCAACGAGATCCCCGACGAAGGCGCGGTCGGGGCGATCCAGGACGCCTTTGCGGCCTGGGAAGGCGTCGGCACGGCGGACGTGCGGTTTCGCTTCGCCGGCATCGCGCCTGATGCCGATGCCGCCGCCGCGGGCATGGTGATCTGGCTGCGGGATGACTGGCCGTATGACCGCCTCACCATCGCCAAGACGCGTCTCCACTACCGCCGCGAGGATGGCGCCATCGTCAAAGCCGAGATCCTCCTGAACGCCCGCGACTACCGCTGGTCCGCGGACGGCACGCCGGGGACGCTCGACATCCGAAACGCGGCGACGCACGAGATCGGGCACTTCCTCGGCCTCGACGACGTTTCGACCCCCGGGCGAACGATGTACGAGTACATCGGCCTCGACGAGCGCGACAAGACGTTCCTCTCCGACGACGAACTCGAGGGGCTCCGCGCCGCCTATCCGCGGATCCTTCCGCAGGCCGCCCTCTCCATCCAGACCTTCTCCCTCGACCTCCGCGGCGGGGCGCTCCGCCCCCTCGGCGGAAGTCCCCCGCTCCGCGCCGGGGAGATCTTCGCGGCCCCCTGCCCGTTCCCCGGGGCCCTCCCCGGCGTCGTCTTCGCGGCCGGCGGCGTCTTCGCCCTCCGCCTCCCCGCCGCCGACGGAACAGGCGCGCGCGAAATCCCGATCCACGCCGGCGGCCTCAACCCGGGCAGGGTGCGGGCGGTGTCGGCCCTCCCGCCCGCGCGGCCGGGCGAGGGGCCGCGCCTCGCCGCGATCGTCTCGACTGAACAGGGCGCGGCGCTCGCGCTCGGCGCGATACCCCCGGAATCCGGGGACGCGGACGGCATCACGATGCGCCTCTTTCCGCTCGACGGGGCCGATGAGGTCGTCGCGTTCGCCCCGCTGGGCCCGGCCGGGGAGGGGTTCGATGACGCCTTCGCGGTCTTCGAGAAGCAACGCACCGGCGACCAGCTGATCTCCGTCGCCCATCTCCTGCCCGCCCGGCGCCCCGGCGGCGGGTTCGTCCTGTCCTTCCTGCGTTCGTGGACGGCGCCCGATTGCGCGCGCGTCGAGGGGTTCGCCGTGCTGGAGGGGCTCGGGGGGCGGCGCGAGATCGCGGCGCTGGCGCGCGGCGCGCGGGGCCGCCTCGAGATGCTCTTCTACGCCGCGCCGTTCTCCTTCCTGCCCGCGGACGGCTCCCCCGTCGAACCCGCGTTCCGCGCCGACGCGTCCGCCCTCGACGACGCCGGCGACGCCCTCGGCATCGCCGCCCTCCCGCCGGACGGCTCCGGCCGCCGCCGGCTCGCGGCCCTGATCGCCAGGTGA
- a CDS encoding NAD-dependent epimerase/dehydratase family protein, giving the protein MRILVTGGAGFIGSFLTDRMIADGHTVRIFDNLDPQVHPGGKPPAHLNPKAEFVKGDVRDYDALHKAVEGMDAVSHHAAAVGVGQSQYAIKYYVDVNLSGTGNLLDILANRPHRVKKLIVAASMSSYGEGVYSCARCGRVRPPLRTEEQFRREEWECRCPGCGGALTPVPIRETDERLVNSIYAITKMVQEDMCLNIGRTYDIPTVALRYFNVYGPRQSLSNPYTGVAAIFMSRIKNDKPPIVFEDGLQSRDFISVHDIVRANMLALENPKADYRMFNVASGKVTTILEIAETIAEICGKKITPQITKKFRKGDVRHCIADTAKIQETLGFRARVSFREGMEELIRWSEQAVAIDLVDKATAELRARGIVD; this is encoded by the coding sequence ATGAGAATACTTGTCACCGGCGGCGCCGGGTTTATCGGGAGCTTCTTGACGGATCGGATGATCGCCGACGGGCACACGGTGCGGATCTTCGACAACCTCGACCCGCAGGTGCACCCGGGGGGGAAGCCGCCCGCGCACCTGAACCCGAAGGCCGAGTTCGTCAAAGGCGACGTCCGCGACTACGACGCCCTGCACAAGGCCGTCGAGGGGATGGACGCCGTCTCGCACCACGCCGCCGCCGTGGGGGTCGGCCAGTCGCAGTACGCGATCAAATACTACGTCGACGTGAACCTCAGCGGCACGGGGAACCTCCTCGACATCCTCGCCAACCGGCCGCACCGGGTGAAGAAGCTCATCGTCGCCGCCTCGATGAGCAGCTACGGGGAGGGGGTCTACTCCTGCGCACGATGCGGGAGGGTCCGGCCGCCGCTCAGGACCGAGGAGCAGTTCCGGCGGGAGGAGTGGGAGTGCCGCTGCCCCGGCTGCGGCGGGGCGCTCACGCCGGTGCCGATCCGGGAGACCGACGAGCGGCTGGTCAACTCGATCTACGCCATCACCAAGATGGTGCAGGAGGATATGTGCCTCAACATCGGGCGCACCTACGACATCCCGACCGTCGCGTTGCGCTACTTCAACGTCTACGGCCCGCGCCAGTCCCTCTCGAACCCGTACACCGGGGTCGCGGCGATCTTCATGAGCCGCATCAAGAACGACAAGCCCCCAATCGTCTTCGAGGACGGGCTCCAGTCGAGGGATTTCATCTCGGTGCACGACATCGTCCGCGCCAACATGCTCGCCCTGGAGAACCCGAAGGCCGACTACCGGATGTTCAACGTCGCCTCGGGAAAGGTCACCACGATCCTGGAGATCGCCGAGACGATCGCCGAGATCTGCGGGAAGAAGATCACGCCGCAGATCACGAAGAAGTTCAGGAAGGGCGATGTCCGCCACTGCATCGCCGACACGGCGAAGATACAAGAAACGCTCGGCTTCAGGGCGAGGGTCTCGTTCCGCGAGGGGATGGAGGAGCTGATCCGCTGGAGCGAACAGGCCGTCGCGATCGACCTCGTGGACAAGGCCACCGCCGAACTCCGGGCCCGCGGCATCGTCGACTGA
- a CDS encoding glycosyltransferase family 2 protein has protein sequence MKLVVQIPCYNEEPFLASTIRDIPRGVPGVDEVEILIVDDGSTDRTAEVAREAGVRHLVRFRGHKGLAQAFMAGLDAALKAGADIIVNTDADNQYCGADIPALIKPILDGEADMVVGDRRIDEFPRFSPLKRFLQRWGSWAVRRISGTEIPDCTSGFRAYNREAALRINIVSQFTYTLESIIQGGKKNLAIAHVPVRTNREARESRLFSSMGEYVKRSLSTMVRIYTMYEAFKVFIFIGTIGLGAGALLALRFLFFYLTGSGQGHLQSLIFAAIFTIVGFQVLLIGLVADIISSNRRLIEDALYRVRKMELGGKP, from the coding sequence ATGAAACTTGTCGTGCAGATCCCGTGCTACAACGAGGAGCCGTTCCTCGCCTCGACGATTCGCGATATCCCCCGCGGCGTTCCCGGCGTCGACGAGGTCGAGATCCTCATCGTCGACGACGGCTCCACCGACCGGACCGCGGAGGTCGCCCGCGAGGCGGGCGTGCGGCACCTGGTCCGTTTCCGGGGGCACAAGGGGCTCGCCCAGGCGTTCATGGCGGGCCTCGACGCCGCGCTCAAGGCCGGCGCGGACATCATCGTCAACACGGACGCGGACAACCAGTACTGCGGCGCTGACATCCCGGCCCTCATCAAGCCGATCCTGGACGGGGAGGCCGACATGGTGGTCGGCGACCGGCGGATCGACGAGTTCCCCCGCTTCTCCCCGCTGAAGCGGTTCCTCCAGCGCTGGGGAAGCTGGGCGGTCCGGCGGATCTCCGGCACCGAGATCCCCGACTGCACGAGCGGCTTCCGCGCCTACAACCGCGAGGCGGCGCTCAGGATCAACATCGTCTCGCAGTTCACCTACACCCTCGAGTCGATCATCCAGGGGGGAAAGAAGAACCTTGCCATCGCCCACGTGCCGGTGCGGACGAACCGGGAGGCGCGCGAGTCGCGGCTCTTCTCGTCGATGGGGGAGTACGTGAAGCGCTCGCTGAGCACGATGGTGCGCATCTACACGATGTACGAGGCGTTCAAGGTCTTCATCTTCATCGGCACCATCGGCCTCGGGGCCGGGGCGCTCCTCGCCCTTCGCTTCCTCTTCTTCTACCTCACCGGGAGCGGCCAGGGGCACCTCCAGTCGCTGATCTTCGCCGCCATCTTCACCATCGTCGGGTTCCAGGTCCTGCTCATCGGCCTCGTCGCCGACATCATCTCCTCGAACCGCCGGCTGATCGAGGACGCGCTCTACCGGGTGCGGAAGATGGAGCTGGGCGGCAAACCGTGA
- a CDS encoding AmpG family muropeptide MFS transporter gives MDPVPSAPRRSPWVWVPTAYFAEGVPYVVVNTVSIALYKTMGIPNRLNALATSLLYLPWVVKMLWAPLVDTRLTKRRWIVGTQLLLAAGFCGAALALRSPFFFALSIAVFALIAFASATHDIAVDGFYMLGLARREQAFFAGVRSTAYRIAMLFASGGLVVFAGRIERMTGTVSLGWIAALAAAGALFVALAVFHAWYLPRPAADRRGAPGDAGAFIAVFRSYLAQPRVAAVLAFILLYRLGEAMLVKMTGPFLLDAPARGGLGLSTEQYGLIYGTAGTCSLLAGGVLGGLLIARFSFRRCIWPMALALNLPDLGYVYLAAARPSLPRVFGLVALEQFGYGLGFTGFTVFLMYAAREPFKTAHYAISTGLMALGMMLPGAASGFLQERLGYPAFFVLVCLLTLPGMASLLFIPGVEHSHENG, from the coding sequence ATGGATCCCGTTCCATCCGCCCCGCGGCGTTCGCCCTGGGTCTGGGTCCCGACGGCGTACTTCGCCGAGGGGGTCCCGTATGTCGTCGTCAATACCGTCTCGATCGCCCTCTACAAGACGATGGGGATCCCGAACCGCCTCAACGCCTTGGCGACCAGCCTCCTCTACCTCCCGTGGGTCGTCAAGATGCTCTGGGCGCCGCTCGTGGACACGCGCCTCACCAAGCGGAGGTGGATCGTCGGCACGCAGCTCCTCCTCGCCGCCGGCTTCTGCGGCGCGGCGCTCGCCCTGCGGTCGCCGTTCTTCTTCGCCCTCTCCATCGCCGTCTTCGCCCTGATCGCCTTCGCCTCCGCCACGCACGACATCGCCGTGGATGGGTTCTACATGCTCGGCCTCGCCCGGAGGGAACAGGCGTTCTTCGCGGGGGTCCGCAGCACCGCCTACCGGATCGCGATGCTCTTCGCCTCGGGCGGCCTCGTCGTGTTCGCCGGGCGCATCGAGCGGATGACGGGGACCGTGTCCCTCGGATGGATCGCCGCCCTCGCCGCGGCGGGCGCCCTGTTCGTCGCCCTCGCCGTCTTCCACGCCTGGTACCTCCCCCGCCCCGCGGCGGACAGACGCGGGGCGCCCGGCGACGCCGGGGCGTTCATCGCCGTCTTCCGCTCGTACCTCGCCCAGCCGCGCGTCGCGGCGGTGCTCGCCTTCATCCTCCTGTACCGGCTCGGGGAGGCGATGCTCGTCAAGATGACGGGACCGTTCCTCCTCGACGCGCCCGCGCGCGGCGGCCTCGGTCTTTCCACGGAACAGTACGGCCTCATCTACGGAACGGCGGGGACCTGCAGCCTCCTCGCCGGGGGCGTGCTGGGGGGCCTGCTGATCGCCCGATTCAGCTTCCGGCGCTGCATCTGGCCGATGGCGCTCGCCCTCAATCTCCCCGACCTCGGCTACGTTTACCTCGCCGCGGCGAGGCCGTCCCTCCCCCGGGTCTTCGGGCTCGTGGCGCTGGAGCAGTTCGGCTACGGCCTCGGCTTCACCGGTTTCACCGTCTTCCTGATGTACGCCGCGCGCGAGCCGTTCAAGACCGCGCACTACGCCATCTCCACCGGCCTGATGGCGCTCGGGATGATGCTCCCGGGCGCGGCGAGCGGCTTCCTGCAGGAGCGGCTCGGCTACCCCGCCTTCTTCGTCCTCGTCTGCCTGCTCACGCTGCCGGGGATGGCCTCCCTCCTCTTCATCCCCGGCGTTGAACATTCACACGAAAACGGGTAG
- a CDS encoding glycosyltransferase, protein MGDGGVSVIIPVKNAARYLDAQLGRVFSQEGAPVPEVLLIDSGSADDTLSVAARYPVRVVSIRPEEFNHGETRNLGARESRGRFLVYLTQDALPADAAWLAGLLSPLRKDPAVAGSFSRHVPHPGCSLPLRRQLEEGWPQGGGLERIVKRVGSPEELERRKPHYVYFANTSSCLRREVWERFPFRHVEFGEDVDWAERVLLAGYALVYEPSSAVIHSHDYPLREQLRQHYDYGRFVRQARLAPRIAAGQSLKTALVAVRDDLRYARRKRLPAPRLLYSVPYHAACVLGRWLGEHSDSLPARLRGALSRQRTLQRR, encoded by the coding sequence ATGGGCGACGGCGGCGTGTCGGTGATCATTCCCGTGAAGAACGCGGCCCGTTACCTGGACGCGCAGCTCGGCCGCGTCTTCTCCCAGGAGGGTGCGCCGGTCCCCGAGGTGCTCCTGATCGACTCGGGTTCCGCCGACGACACCCTCTCCGTGGCCGCGCGATACCCGGTCAGGGTCGTCTCGATACGGCCGGAGGAGTTCAACCACGGCGAGACCAGGAACCTCGGCGCCCGGGAGTCGCGCGGAAGGTTCCTCGTCTACCTGACGCAGGACGCCCTGCCGGCCGACGCCGCGTGGCTCGCCGGCCTGCTCTCGCCGCTGCGCAAAGACCCGGCGGTCGCGGGCTCGTTCAGCCGGCACGTCCCGCACCCCGGCTGTTCGCTCCCGCTCAGGCGCCAGCTCGAGGAGGGGTGGCCCCAGGGGGGCGGGCTCGAGCGGATCGTCAAACGCGTCGGTTCCCCGGAGGAGCTCGAGCGCCGGAAGCCGCACTACGTCTACTTCGCCAACACGAGCTCCTGCCTGCGGCGGGAGGTCTGGGAGCGGTTCCCGTTCCGGCACGTCGAGTTCGGGGAGGACGTCGACTGGGCGGAGCGGGTGCTCCTGGCCGGCTACGCGCTCGTCTACGAGCCGTCCTCGGCCGTGATCCACAGCCACGACTACCCGCTCCGCGAGCAGCTCCGGCAGCATTACGACTACGGGCGTTTCGTCCGGCAGGCGCGCCTCGCCCCGAGGATCGCGGCGGGGCAATCGCTCAAGACCGCCCTCGTGGCGGTGAGGGACGATCTCCGCTACGCCCGGCGGAAGAGGCTGCCGGCGCCCCGGCTCCTCTACAGCGTTCCGTACCACGCCGCCTGCGTGCTCGGGCGCTGGCTCGGGGAGCACTCGGATTCGCTCCCCGCCCGCCTGCGCGGGGCGCTGTCGCGCCAGCGTACGCTGCAGCGGCGGTAG